The genomic DNA TTCAGGAACATGTCCTGGTTTTTCAGGGTTTCCCGGAGATGTGCCCTTAACTTTTCAGAAAGGGTGAAATCGCCATACACCGGTCTGAAATCGAAGAGTATGCAGGAGGCCAGAATCGCCTCTGACGTGGGAGTGAATATCCACTGCGAGAAATATTCTTTCCATGTCTTCAGCGGCTGCCGCCATTTCGGATTGCTTGCCATATAATCTCCGTGGCAGAGAGGGAACCCGCATTTGACCAGGGCGTCCTTCACGGTCAGTGAGAATTCGGCAAAATAGTTCTCTGCAGCCCTGGCTTCCCCGGCATTTTTGGGGTCCGCATAAATGATGGCATTGTCCTGGTCGGTTTTATAGGTCTGTTCTTTTCGTCCTTCACTGCCGAATACAATCCAGCAGTAGGGCAGGGGTGACGGTCCGAATTGCTTTTCAGTGATTTCCAGGACTTTTTTCAGGAGCCGGTCATTTATTTCTGTAATGATTTCCGTGATGTTGCTTGCCCTTACCCCTTCTTTCAGGAGAAGGGAGATTATTTTATCAATGTTTCTCGATTCCGGGATAAGTCCTTCCAGGGTCTGCTGGCTTTCGATGTCCCGAACAACAGACAGCGGGGATGTGCCCTGGAGGATCATAAGATCGTGATTGGTCAGAATCCCTCTGAGAACGTCGTTCCTCATGACAACGATATGGTGAATATTGTTCTGTATCATTTTCAGCACCGCTTCAAAACAGTAATCGCGCGAATCAATGCGTATCAGGGGACTGGTCATGATGTTTTTGACAGGCTTCGATACATCCATCCCGCCGGCCACTACTTTTTCCCGCAGATCCCTGTCGGTGATAATTCCCACGGGCTGTTTCTCCTGATTGACAATAATCAGTGAGCTTATCCTGTTCCTTGCCATGATTTTCGCGGACTCCTGTATAGTAGAACCTTCTTCTGCGGTAATGACTTCCTTCATGGCGATATCTTCGACACGGGTTTTGAAGAGCACGCTGTCGGGATTTCGGTAGAGGGGTTTGTTCTGCATCTCTCCCAGCGGTTTGTCGATATACTTCTCAAGGTGGGATTTGAAGAAATACTCGGTAAAGATTGAGCTGGATTCGAGCAGTTTGGATACTGTTTCCCTGCTGAGGAGATAGCAGACGGTGTCCTCAATTGCGATAATATTGGATTTTGCCTTATCTTTCCCGATCAGCAAGAGGAACCCGAACGTGTCTCCCTCGCCCCGGTAGTCTATTACAATCTCCTGGCCGTCTTCTGATGTTCTGAAGACTTTTACCCCGCCCTGCCGGATGATACTGAGGTATTCGCTGGGCGGTCCGTGCTGTTTCAGAATGAGGGTGTCTTTCGGGTAAGTGGCTGTACGCGCATTGCGTGCGACAGTTTCAAGGGTTGCTGCATCGAGAAACTGGAAAGGAGGAAACTTCTTTAAAAAACCGATAGTTTCTTCAAGTACCACTTGGCCTCCATTTTGTCCTGCCAATAGGTACCGAATATTTTACTTTTTTTTTTACAATTTTGGAAGGATTTTATTGCATTTTCTTTGAAAATAAAGCTATAGCTTATATTTGCTCATGATTTTAGCAAATTACTTAATTAGCATGATTATTACAAGATATTACAAATTGAATTATTATCGTGATATGGCAATGAAATTGGAATGTCATGTATGGAAATAATTCTCACCCTGATTATTCATGATCTGTAGTTATGATGACAGGAAATAGTATTTGTGCGCATTCTCGGTCTTCGACCTGCGAGGTATTTTGCCTCATTATTATATTTGGTACACATTGTATGAATATCGGCAAAATAAATCCGCTCAAACACTATATCCTGTCATTATCCGGGGAAATGCGTGAATTGATGGGGGTTAAAATGCACAAAGGGTATGCGGCGTTTCCCGTGAGGAAAAAGAGAGATAGCAGACTGTTTCTGCTATCTCTCCGTGATTCAGTATGCAAAAGTGCCGGTGTTGTTATTCAGCGCCCAGTCCGACATATGTTCTGACTTTTTCATCTTCAAACTTCGCGGCTGCTTCTCTCTCCGGGGTCAGGAGAGAGATTAAAATGCCCACAAGAAAAGCCATTCCCATGGAGATTATGGCAGGATTTTTCATGGGGAATACAGGCTTTGGCATCGTGGACTTCAGCTCTTTTATCTGCGTTTCAGCACTGGTTTTTTCTGCAGAAATCGCGGTGTCGAGCTCAGCAACCTTTCCCCCCGTTGCCTTTTCGAGTTCAAGGGCTTCTATCTTTGCCTTTGAGTGTGTCTCGACATCCCTGATTTGGGTTTCGATGGCGGTTTTCTCTTTTGCATGGAATAGGTCCACCCATACCGTGGGACTCAGGATGATGAGGCCGGTCGCGAGAATCAGGCCGGTATAGATGCTGGCCACAGCTCCTTTTGTGGTGAATTTCTTCCATACAATTGACAACAGAAGCGCAGGAAAATTCGCACTGCATGCCACGGCAAATGCAAGCCCGACCATGAAGGCCACATTCTGGCCCTTGAACAGGATCCCGAGCAGGATAGCTGCAACGCCGAGACAGAGGGTAGCGATCTTCGCGACCTTGACCTCTTCCTTTTCCGCGGCCTCTCCCCGCCTGTACACGCCGACATAGAGGTCGTGGGAAAGCGCGGATGCGCCGGCAAGCGTTAAGCCTGCGACAACAGCGAGAATTGTGGCAAACGCAACTGCGGCCAGGAATCCAAGGAAAAATGTCCCGCCCAGCGCTTCAGCCAGCAGGGGAGCAGCCATATTGCCACCCTTATCGATGCTGGTAATGATTTTCTGTCCCACAATAACCGCGGCGCCAAAGCCGATGGTGACGGTAAGAATATAAAAATAGCCGATGAACCCTGTTGCATAAAACACTGATTTTCTCGCTTCCTTTGCATCCGGAACAGTATAGAATCTCATGAGAATATGCGGGAGTCCCGCTGTTCCGAACATCAGGGCGAGGCCGAGTGAAAATGCCTCAAGCGGGCTGGTAATGAGTCCGCCGGGCTCCAGAAAATTTTCACCGTATTTCTGTGCTGCCTGTCCGAAGAGGTCCCCGTAGCTGAAACTGAAGGTTACCATCGTGAGAAGAACCAGTATTGTTGCGCCTCCGAGGAGCAGCACAGCCTTAATGATCTGCACCCACGTGGTGGCGATCATGCCTCCGAAAAGCACATAGGCGATCATGAGCGCGCCGACAATGACAACGGCAACCTCGAAAGGTATCCCGAACAGAAGTTTTACCAGTGTTCCGGCGCCGACCATCTGTGCAATCAGGTAGAAGAGGACTGTCACGAGCGATCCGGCGGCGGCAGCAGCCCTGATGGGCCGTTGCTTCAGGCGAAATGCTACGACATCGGCAAAGGTATATTTGCCGAGGTTTCTCAGGGGTTCCGCAATGAGAAACATGATAATGGGCCAGCCGACAAGCCAGCCTACCGAATAGATCAGGCCGTCGTACCCTTTGGTTGACACAAGACCGGCTATCCCCAGAAAGGAGGCTGCGCTCATATAATCTCCTGCAAGGGCAAGACCGTTCTGAAACCCTGTGATGCTTCTTCCGGCTGCGTAGAACTCTTTGGTAGTTCTTGTTCTCTTGGCTGCCCAGTAGGTAATCAGAAGGGTGGATACCACGAAGAGAAAAAAGAAGAGAATCGATGTCGTATGAACTTGTCCAATGGTCGTCTGTTCCATGTACGCTAGCCTCCTATTTTATCTCTGACTTTTTTGACCATCACATCATACTTGCTGTTCGCCCAGCGGATATAGATTCCGGTCAGTATCCATGAGAGAACAATAGCGCTCACTGCAATCGGAATGCCCACGGTTATTGCGCCGCTGATTTTCATCGAGAGGAAGGGTTTGTGGTAGGCGATCAGGGCGATAAACCCGAAGTATACAATCAACTCAAGGATCGTGAGAATTATGGATATGGAATTTTTCTGACTTGACAATTTCTTGAAGTCTTCGTCTTCAAGAATGTCCTGTACCGTTTTCTTGCTGCTTTTGTTGCTCATTCTTTACCCCCCGGGTTAATTTTTTGTGCTAAAGGTTGCTTATTTCACCTGTTAGTTTGAACGCTCCACCTCCTTTTTCAGGGTTCCCTATTTCTATAAGGTCTCCTATCTGCTGTACTCCGGTCTCGAGGAGCACAGGAAAAAAACGTTGAAAAAGCTGCGCGGTGATATAGGCGTCGATCAGGGCATCATGCGCACCGCGCACAGTGATGCCGAAGCATTTTGCAATTGTATAGAGGGAAGCGTCTCTGGGAATGGCGGAGAAACACCCTTCACGGGCTGTCTTCCGGCAGAGCCATTCATAGACCCTGAAGGTGTCGATG from Nitrospirota bacterium includes the following:
- a CDS encoding DUF485 domain-containing protein, with product MSNKSSKKTVQDILEDEDFKKLSSQKNSISIILTILELIVYFGFIALIAYHKPFLSMKISGAITVGIPIAVSAIVLSWILTGIYIRWANSKYDVMVKKVRDKIGG
- a CDS encoding DUF294 nucleotidyltransferase-like domain-containing protein — translated: MVLEETIGFLKKFPPFQFLDAATLETVARNARTATYPKDTLILKQHGPPSEYLSIIRQGGVKVFRTSEDGQEIVIDYRGEGDTFGFLLLIGKDKAKSNIIAIEDTVCYLLSRETVSKLLESSSIFTEYFFKSHLEKYIDKPLGEMQNKPLYRNPDSVLFKTRVEDIAMKEVITAEEGSTIQESAKIMARNRISSLIIVNQEKQPVGIITDRDLREKVVAGGMDVSKPVKNIMTSPLIRIDSRDYCFEAVLKMIQNNIHHIVVMRNDVLRGILTNHDLMILQGTSPLSVVRDIESQQTLEGLIPESRNIDKIISLLLKEGVRASNITEIITEINDRLLKKVLEITEKQFGPSPLPYCWIVFGSEGRKEQTYKTDQDNAIIYADPKNAGEARAAENYFAEFSLTVKDALVKCGFPLCHGDYMASNPKWRQPLKTWKEYFSQWIFTPTSEAILASCILFDFRPVYGDFTLSEKLRAHLRETLKNQDMFLKLMAQLTIKLRPPIGFFRTFIVEKSGEHKNKLNLKFTCLAPLVNIVRLFSLEQRIEETSTLDRLHALRTTHSIVAEFGEDLEHAFEFISLLRVREQHAQIEGGLEPDNFINPSELSNFEKKVFKESCQLISKIQDLINKKYNPGTGAIM